In the Acropora muricata isolate sample 2 chromosome 10, ASM3666990v1, whole genome shotgun sequence genome, one interval contains:
- the LOC136931234 gene encoding uncharacterized protein, with amino-acid sequence MSEDKVFEVPCFGQSFQLGMLYDCRSHHLVLGPTLWESDIVKNSSVSRASPQSRYEVFTGHSLEEKMAMLGVDSSLKLSLMTGLVRPSGIANFILDRKSSKKQARVTLKYESTSKFDALSLDQLKKEVHRDISEEITATHFVSGIEYGTQAVFVFDRDVSEKERNIGVENDLKFTIDSLPRVADEGKSFSCPDEKEVEELKKLKCTLYGNQTMATFKNPMSYQDAVMAYSALKTNEDPQVGEVPKKVWLHPLGSLDPAIVRPVKEISSQVTDGLQEIIASFDDFQTRLSDLLVNNVCSIFSNLKRHISRCGKAVSEYKRNLLKTLSSLLPVVRSGDEVEKILSDVLDKVASSPFHQTYLSSWISGKEKEVKLLSTYLEYLKDVQLVLSLEELDSVVDSLDYDRVVCFSLLPVSDHDDMAEQMYAFLRSGSCDQERLAANPWFENPERINDIKSKARIFRGFVKENGRNENTKFIFTNIRRSTDEKFVTIHLYEDGHCSDFEPPGQPEKPYATEKSNSSITLQWKGSPLGISSVQKYTVHFRPAVSDSSGEPSEEWKSVQTAGPENVIKVDGLEAQTAYLFMVNSECKAGRSEVSDFSDRIVTSCKESVARPQTGGSSTESELPQKKKEDCASDLPASGSTNNLATPSTSSSHAEGPENTNITCPTSPIHKPPDKGRHGASRSGKGSNSKGMAYFLPYRLAESMLSSSKKITDGSPSVYKLPRNERMRREISMIARQSIGKAPRRVKGRLMEKVLMVVGATGAGKTTLINGMVNFMLGVDWKDPFRYKLVLENKGVSQANSQTKDITAYTFYPMKGSDIPYTFTIIDTPGFGDTEGLTRDKFITSQIKEFFSIPPPNGIDHLDGIGFVTQASLARLTPPQEYIFNSVLSIFGNDVSKNIFMMLTFADGQQPPVLEAIKKANIPCDKYFKFNNSALFAENKETKESFDAMFWKMGFLSFKNFFAEFEKTESVSLRLTKEVLNEREQLQTLIEGLNPQITKGLNKIEEMRQEELVLQHHVKEIETNKDFTYEVEVTKPRYVSLQGTGRHTTTCLKCNFTCHKDCMIADDCNKRGCWAMDKRTGDCRICTLNCIWSDHKNLPYLIEYETVTENRTSADLQAKYETAVSGKSKVEGMIQQLELFLQGVHTGVMNMINQAQQSLHRLDEIALKPNPLSQVQYLELLIESEKNEAKPGWKQRVQYFEEAKRHAIILSRVKDAKEAQKMIQGNVRSGETWYSRFKYWLFKG; translated from the coding sequence ATGAGTGAGGATAAAGTCTTCGAGGTGCCTTGTTTTGGACAATCATTTCAGCTGGGGATGCTCTATGATTGTCGAAGTCATCATCTAGTTCTAGGACCAACATTGTGGGAATCTGACATAGTTAAGAATTCATCCGTGTCTCGTGCTTCTCCACAATCCAGGTATGAAGTCTTTACAGGTCACAGCTTGGAAGAGAAAATGGCCATGCTAGGCGTCGATTCTAGCCTAAAGCTGAGTTTGATGACCGGGTTGGTCAGGCCATCTGGTATTGCAAACTTCATCCTTGACCGAAAGTCTTCCAAAAAGCAAGCTCGCGTTACTCTCAAGTACGAAAGCACTTCGAAATTTGACGCACTCAGTTTAGATCAGTTGAAGAAAGAGGTGCATAGAGACATCAGCGAAGAGATAACAGCCACGCACTTTGTATCGGGGATTGAATATGGCACACAAGCAGTTTTCGTCTTCGACAGAGATGTCTccgagaaagaaagaaatatcgGTGTTGAAAATGACCTGAAGTTCACTATCGACTCCTTGCCTCGCGTTGCTGACGAAGGAAAGAGCTTTTCCTGTCCAGATGAGAAGGAGGTAGAAGAACTGAAAAAACTTAAGTGCACACTCTATGGAAACCAGACCATGGCCACTTTCAAGAATCCCATGAGTTATCAAGATGCGGTAATGGCCTACAGCGCGCTCAAGACAAACGAAGACCCCCAAGTAGGAGAAGTTCCGAAGAAGGTTTGGCTTCACCCGCTTGGCTCACTGGACCCGGCTATTGTACGTCCGGTTAAGGAGATTAGTTCCCAGGTGACGGATGGATTACAGGAAATCATTGCAAGCTTTGACGATTTCCAAACGCGTCTATCGGACCTCCTCGTAAACAATGTTTGCTCTATTTTCTCAAACCTAAAAAGGCATATCTCCAGATGTGGAAAAGCGGTGTCAGAGTACAAAAGGAACTTACTTAAGACGCTATCAAGCTTGTTGCCAGTTGTGAGAAGTGGTGATGAAGTAGAAAAGATCCTTAGCGATGTTCTTGACAAGGTTGCCTCATCTCCTTTTCATCAGACCTACCTATCGTCATGGATCAGTGGAAAAGAGAAAGAAGTGAAGCTATTGTCCACTTACTTGGAATACCTAAAAGATGTTCAGCTGGTATTGTCACTGGAAGAGCTCGACAGTGTAGTCGATTCCTTAGATTACGATCGagttgtttgcttttctctgcTGCCAGTTAGTGATCACGACGACATGGCTGAACAGATGTACGCCTTCCTACGAAGTGGGAGTTGCGATCAAGAACGTCTTGCTGCAAACCCGTGGTTTGAAAATCCTGAAAGAATTAACGACATCAAGTCTAAAGCAAGAATTTTCAGGGGctttgtaaaagaaaatggGCGCAACGAAAACACCAAGTTCATCTTCACCAACATTCGCAGAAGTACGGACGAGAAATTTGTTACTATTCATCTGTATGAAGATGGTCATTGCTCAGATTTTGAGCCTCCTGGTCAACCTGAAAAGCCTTATGCAACGGAGAAGAGTAACTCAAGTATTACTCTACAATGGAAGGGGTCACCACTTGGTATAAGCTCTGTTCAAAAGTACACCGTGCACTTTCGACCTGCTGTCAGTGATTCAAGTGGAGAGCCCAGCGAGGAATGGAAGTCTGTGCAGACAGCAGGACCAGAGAATGTTATCAAAGTGGATGGATTGGAAGCACAAACGGCGTACTTGTTCATGGTGAACAGTGAGTGTAAAGCAGGTAGGAGTGAGGTCAGTGACTTTAGTGACCGCATCGTTACCAGTTGCAAAGAAAGTGTTGCTCGTCCTCAGACTGGAGGCTCCTCGACTGAATCAGAGCTGCcccagaaaaaaaaggaagattgCGCTTCTGATTTGCCAGCCAGTGGTTCAACTAACAATTTGGCAACTCCTTCCACATCTTCCAGTCATGCTGAAGGCCCTGAAAATACAAACATAACCTGTCCAACAAGCCCTATCCACAAGCCTCCTGACAAAGGGAGACATGGTGCCTCCAGGAGCGGTAAAGGATCAAATAGCAAAGGCATGGCATATTTTCTTCCTTATCGTCTAGCTGAATCTATGCTTTCTTCATCAAAGAAGATTACAGATGGATCTCCGTCAGTTTACAAGCTTCCAAGGAACGAACGAATGAGACGAGAGATCAGTATGATTGCTAGACAAAGTATCGGCAAGGCACCCAGACGAGTGAAAGGACGACTGATGGAGAAAGTTCTCATGGTTGTGGGTGCGACAGGAGCTGGAAAAACGACTCTGATCAACGGTATGGTGAACTTCATGTTGGGCGTTGACTGGAAGGATCCGTTTCGATACAAGCTCGTCTTAGAAAACAAGGGTGTATCACAGGCCAACAGTCAGACAAAAGATATCACCGCGTACACATTTTATCCCATGAAAGGTTCAGATATTCCCTATACATTCACTATCATTGACACACCTGGCTTTGGTGACACCGAGGGCCTGACGAGAGACAAGTTCATCACCTCTCAAATAAAGGAATTCTTCTCTATTCCTCCCCCAAATGGAATCGACCACTTGGATGGCATTGGCTTTGTTACTCAAGCTTCCCTGGCGCGCCTCACTCCACCACAAGAGTACATCTTTAACTCGGTCTTGTCGATCTTTGGCAATGATGTTTCCAAAAACATCTTTATGATGCTCACCTTTGCAGACGGCCAACAACCTCCAGTACTTGAAGCCATCAAAAAAGCTAACATTCCTTGTGACAAGTACTTCAAATTTAACAATTCAGCACTTTTTGCCGAGAACAAGGAGACCAAAGAGAGCTTTGACGCAATGTTCTGGAAAATGGGCTTTCTGTCCTTTAAAAACTTTTTTGCTGAGTTTGAAAAAACAGAAAGCGTCAGTCTTCGACTTACGAAAGAGGTGCTCAATGAACGAGAACAGTTGCAAACCTTGATTGAAGGATTGAATCCTCAAATCACAAAGGGTCTTAATAAGATTGAAGAAATGCGACAGGAAGAGCTTGTTTTACAACACCACgtaaaagaaattgaaacaaaCAAGGATTTTACGTATGAGGTTGAGGTGACTAAGCCACGTTACGTCAGCCTTCAAGGAACCGGAAGGCATACCACTACATGCCTCAAATGCAACTTCACATGCCACAAAGATTGCATGATTGCTGATGACTGCAATAAGCGCGGATGCTGGGCTATGGACAAGAGAACTGGCGACTGCAGAATCTGCACTCTCAATTGCATTTGGTCGGACCACAAAAATCTTCCCTATCTCATTGAATATGAAACAGTCACCGAGAACAGAACGTCCGCTGATTTACAAGCAAAGTACGAAACAGCTGTTTCAGGCAAGTCCAAAGTGGAAGGCATGATTCAGCAACTTGAGCTGTTTCTTCAAGGTGTACACACCGGTGTAATGAACATGATAAATCAAGCCCAACAAAGTCTTCACCGTTTGGATGAAATTGCTCTGAAACCCAACCCGCTGAGCCAAGTACAGTACTTGGAACTTCTTATTGAATCTGAAAAGAACGAAGCTAAACCTGGTTGGAAACAGCGCGTTCAGTACTTCGAAGAAGCCAAGCGTCACGCTATAATTTTGTCGAGGGTCAAGGATGCTAAGGAGGCACAGAAGATGATTCAAGGTAATGTTCGTAGCGGAGAAACATGGTACTCCCGATTCAAGTATTGGTTATTTAAGGGATGA